A single genomic interval of Peromyscus leucopus breed LL Stock chromosome 7, UCI_PerLeu_2.1, whole genome shotgun sequence harbors:
- the LOC114691285 gene encoding prefoldin subunit 2-like has protein sequence MGCQEFELRQVAKMADSGGGVSKSSGSSTGKGAVSAEQVTAGFNRLRQEQRGLASKAAGQEMELNEHSLVIDTLKEVDETRKGYRMVGGVLVERTVKEVPPALEGDKEQIQKIIETLSQQLQAKGKELNEFLEEHNACLMGEDEKPAAKESSEGAGAKSSSAGVLVS, from the coding sequence ATGGGATGTCAAGAGTTTGAACTTCGGCAGGTGGCGAAGATGGCGGACAGCGGCGGTGGTGTGAGCAAGAGCAGCGGGAGCAGCACGGGGAAGGGGGCGGTGTCGGCCGAACAGGTAACTGCTGGCTTTAACCGCCTTCGGCAGGAACAGAGAGGCTTGGCATCCAAAGCAGCTGGGCAGGAGATGGAATTGAATGAGCACAGCCTAGTGATTGATACACTGAAGGAAGTGGATGAAACCCGCAAGGGCTACCGCATGGTTGGAGGTGTGCTGGTAGAGCGGACCGTCAAAGAAGTGCCGCCTGCCTTGGAGGGTGACAAAGAGCAGATACAGAAGATCATCGAGACACTGTCACAGCAGCTTCAGGCAAAGGGGAAAGAACTCAATGAATTTCTGGAAGAGCACAACGCTTGTCTTATGGGGGAAGATGAGAAGCCAGCAGCCAAGGAAAGCTCAGAAGGAGCTGGGGCTAAGTCCAGCTCAGCAGGAGTGCTGGTCTCTTAG